DNA from Antennarius striatus isolate MH-2024 chromosome 1, ASM4005453v1, whole genome shotgun sequence:
ATGAACTAATGGCATTTGCAGAAAATCCCTTACCTCTCACCCCCTGTGGTATAGGTGGTCTGTGATGCCccaaaagctgttgaaaaaTAGCTGAAAGatgttaatgtaatttaataaaacattttattcactcCTCTTCACAAGTGTATCAGCAAGGATCAGGACAGAAGACAGGCAGATAGTAACCAACAATTGATGGATGAGGTTTGTGGTCGTGGACAGAAGACCATTTTTTTGGAATGTGGACAGAACATATGTGGACAGGTATTTGCAAACAGGTAGGGCCAGAACCAGGAAGGCAATCAATCAGTAGTGGAAAGTTTTACATAAGTACAACAAACACCATATAAATAGAGGGTTAATGTTGCTCTCTCACAGGGGTGAGTgggttacatacagtatatgtgtatgtatgtgaagCCAGTGGCTTTCGCAAATAACGCCTCCAACTTTAGAGTACCCAGTATCCTCCCTTTTACCTTATGCATGGACATGATGCATTGGTTCCAGCTGATGTGCATGTGCTTCCATGGATTCTGAACGATCGGGATGCTGGATCACCAGCAGAGTGTTTATCATCTGTGGCCAGAACGACCCGAGCAAGTTTTCAACATGAGTAGCCTCAACTCAGAGAACAAGTCCAGACTGTCCATGATTAAGCCCTCCAGTCTGCCTCCTCCACAACAGGCTGTTCCTATTATTCTTCCTACCCTCCCTCTGTTGTCCACAGGAAATCAAATAGGATTTGTTAGCAGTCCCAACAAACATCCCCTGTCACTGATTGCCACCACCTATTGTCAGAGTTCTCAGCATCTCAAGCATTCTAACTCAAACAGTAGAACATAAGCACAGTTCACATTTCCATGTGATCTTAGAAGCTTCAGTGTCAATCTTGGATTAAGAGCAATTAGATATTCCAAATGTAAACTGCGAACAAGTTACTGAATTTAACAGCATGACTGGTGGTGACTGTTGAGATGTCTTGCATCATGTTAAAAGCACCACATAATAACTAAACAATTACTTACTGTTACGGTCGCACAAGGAACCAGGCGCGAGAGTTCAAAAGTCAAAATCCAAATCCTTTAATCAGTCCAAATTCAAATGCCAGGAAAAACTCAGAGTATACAATACCAGTGGGATATCCAAAAATAGTCGAACAGGCAAGAGGTCAAAAccaaaacaagaacagacaaggcaaggctAAACTCGGGGTCGTACAGAAGGTGGTCAGGTAAAACAGTAAACAATTGGCATACACGATACTCTGCTACAAGGGATTACTGAAAAAAATTGACAGCACTGAACAGAAAAGACACGCCTTAAATAGGCAGGCCAGGGTGTTAAATTGGCCTCAGGTGAAACAAATGACAAACTAATTAACTATGGGGagaactaaacacggattggCCAAACCAGGTGCAACAAATCACTAAATGTGGCAGAACAGAAAAGTATAAGAACTGAACCCATAAAATAACatacaaaagcaagacagacacagaccatcacagtaaccccccccccctcccaaggAAACGCCTCCCGAGCAACGGGTGATCCCTGTAAAACTCTCTGATCAGAGACCTGTCCAAAACGAAACGAGAAGGAACCCAGCTTTGGCCTGCCGTTGCTCTCAAAAGAGACTGACGGGCTACCGTCCAGGTACGTCGGCAGCGTCTGATGAAGGCCTCGGCCGACGGCACCTCAACTGCCTCCTCCTGGCTAGGGAATAGCAGAGGCTGATACCCCAAACAACATTCAAAAGGGGACAAGTTAGAAGCCGTGGATCTGTGACTATTAATGGCGTACTCTGCCCAGGGTAACTGCTGGCTCCAAGACGATGGGTTCCTAGCACAGAGACACCTAAGAACTGTCTCAATGCACTGGTTTGCCCGCTCAGTCTGGCCGCTGGATTGGGGGTGGTAACCGGAGGAGAGACCAACAGAGGTACCTAGAGAGTTGCAAAACTTAGCTGTAAACTGAGGACCACGATCCGAAACAATGTCAACAGGGATtccatgtaaacaaacaacatgttGTATGAGCAGTGAGGCGGTTTCTTGTGCAGGAGGGAGTTTGGTCAATGGAACAAAATGGACGCCTTTGGAGAACCTGTCCACTATGGTAAATATGGTGTCATTATGATTGGATGGAGGTAGACCAGTAATAAAATCTAGGAAAATGTGGGACCATGGGCAATGAGGAGTGGGTAGTGGTTGGAGCAGACCAGAGGGGTGCTGATGAGAGTCTTTACCTTGGGCACAGACTGAGCAGGCAGACACAAAATCACGAACATCCTTCTTCAGGTCAGGCCACCAAAACCTTCTAATAATGAACTTAAAGGTACGGTAAACCCCTGGATGACATGACAGTCATGACACATGACCCCACTCCAGATTCTTTTTACGCATGGAAATaggcacaaacaaacaatttacaGGACAGTTGCTAGGAGCACCCCCATCCCCTTGGGTCGCTTTCACCTGATCCTCAGTTCATAGACACAGCGCTGGCGAAGACTTCGGGCCTTAGGATGGTGTCCTCTGAAGGGGGAGGTCCATCCTGATCGTACCTTCGGGACAAGGCATCCGGCTTGACGTTCTTATCCCCTGGACGATAAGTGAGATGAAAGTTAAAGCGAGCAAAAAACATAGCCCACCTGGCTTGACGAGGACTTAGTCTCTTGGCTGTTTGAAGGTATTCCAGGTTCTTATGGTCGGTCCAGACCAGGAATGGATGTTCAGCGCCCTCTAGCCAATGCTGCCACTCCTCCAAGGCCAACTTGACTGCCAGCAGTTCCCAGCTGCCAATATCATAATTCCGTTCCACTGGGCTGAGGCGGCGAGAGAAGAAGGCGCATGGGTGAACCTTATTGTCTGAACGTGCTCTCTGAGAGAGAACTGCCCCTACCCCCACATCCGAAGCATCGACCTCGACAATCAATTGGACCTCCGGGGCTGAGTGGATGAGAATGGGAGCAGTAGCAAGACGTCTTTTCAGTTCCTGAAACGCCTCATCCGCCTCATATGTCCGACAAAACCAGGTCTTGGTGGACGTGAGGGCAGTTATAGGAGCAGCCACCGAGCTATAGTTCCTTATAAAACTCTGTAAAAGTTAGCAAAACCCAAGACACGCTGGAGTGACTTATGATCAGCGGGTGGAGGCCACTCTGAAACCGCATTAACCTTGGCAGAGTCCATGCTAATGCATCCGGTTGCAATGTTGAACCCCAGGAAGGAGGTGGATGAGACGTGAAACTCACACTTTTCAGCCTTGACGAACAGCCTGTTCTCCAGCAGTCTTTTTAACACCTGTCTTACATGTTCAATATGTTCCTCTGTGGACTTCGAAAAGATCAAAATGTCGtccagataaacaaacacaaagtggtTTAACATGTCTTGAAGCACATCATTAATAAGAGCTCGAAAAGTTGCAGGTGCATTAGACAACCCGAAAGGCATCACCAGATACTCCCAATGCCCTGTTGGTGTGTTGAATGCagtcttccactcatcccccTCCCTTATACGCACCAGATGGTAAGCGTTACGTAGGTCCGGTtcttgatggtgatgtcattcaAACCACGGTAATCAATGCAGAGTCTGAGGGAACCGTCCTTCTTACCCACAAAGAAGAACCCAGCCCCAGCAGGTGACGATGAGGGTCTGATGATCCCAGCAGCCAGCGACTCATCCAGGTACCTCTCCATGGCCAGGTGCTCTGGACGGGAGAGAGAGTACAGGTGACCCCTAGGAGGCACTGTCCCAGGTTTCAGGTCAATACAACAGTCATAAGGTCTGTGAGGAGGTGAACAGGTCGCTCAAGACTCACTAAAGACCAGTGTCAGGTCCTGGTAAACCTTAGGAACCTGATCCAGACAAGGAATCTCCTGCCCCTGAGGAGCAAGAACATGATTATTAGCATGCACAAGACAAGATTCAAGACAAAACAGGCTCAAGCCCTTAATCTCATGTTTTCCCCAGTCCATCTGagggttgtgtttgttcagccaGGGATGGCCCAGCACCACGGGAGAGTGTGGCGACTCAATTACATTGAATTTGATCCTCTCCTGATGATTTCCTGAAGTGTTCAGCTTAAGCAGAGTGGTTGTGTGGATGATACAGTCAATTCTCTGACCGTTAAGGGAGTTTACCACCAGTGGACGCGCTATCCCCTCCAGGGGAATTCCCCACCTGATGGCTGCCCCCAAATCCATGAAGTTGGCCTCTGCGCCAGAATCCACCAGGGCCGAGGATTTCTTGTCTCCCCCACTCCACTCCAAAGTGACAGACAGGCACGTTCTGTTCTTGGAGGAGGTCTCGACAGGAAGTACACCCACTAGTGCTCCTCTCCTCACTAGTGAGCGCTGCCTTTTACTGGGCACCCGGCAACGCAGTGTCAATGCTTTCCGCAGTAAAAGCAGGCACGTACCCTTaatctcctctctttctcctccctgGTGAGACGGCCCCGGTCCAACTGCATGGGttgcccctctgaaggagaacGTGTTCGGTCACCTTGATCTGGGGAGGTCTGTCCTGTCAATGTTCGAGGAGTAAAATGACCCAGAAAACTGCTTGAGCTGGTTAAGTGTTTTCTCTCCTCAAAACGCGAATCCACCCGAATAGCCAGCTCAATGAGTTTTTCAATATTGTCTGGCAAGTCACGGGTCAACAGTTCATCCTTAATCCCCTCTGACAGGccgtcaagaaaaaaaatctaataatgCTCTCTTCTTCCAACCACTGTTGGTGGCCAGGGTTTGAAACTTGATTGCATAGTCAGACACAGATCGGTTACCTTGCCTTAGACGAAATAATCCCCTTCCCGCCCCATGACCGTGCCGAGACCGGTCGACGaccctcttcatctcctcctccaacagGGCTGACGTTTGGGTACACGGCAACCCAGCCTCCCACGCTGCAGTCGCCCACTGCTTGGCCTTGCCAGTCAGCTGCGTGATGATATAAGCGACACGGGACTGTTCCGTGGGAAAAGTTCTGGGCTGGAGACTGAAGATTAACTTGCACTGGGTCAAAAAAGCACGACAGGTTCCGGGTTCACCGTCGTACTTCTCGGGAGGAGGAAGGCGGGGTTCCGGCGGAGCTGCCGAGGCAGGCGACAGGGAAGATGCAGTGAGCTGGCTAGCTCCCACAGTGGAAGTCAGATCGGTCATCTGGTGGGTGATAATATGCAGTTGCTGCATTACAGCTAGCAgcagttgttgttgctgctccaGAGTGGTCTTCTGTTGCTCCACCAAAGCCAGGAGCTGTGGGTCTCTCGCTGGTTCCATTTTGGTCCCAGCGTACTGTTACGGTTGCACAAGGAACCAGGCGTGAGAGTTCAAAAGTCAAAATCCAAATCCTTTAATCAGTCCAAATACAAATGCCAGGAAAAACTCAGAGCATACAATACCAGTGGGATATTAAAAAATCATCGTCGAACAGGCAAGAGGTCAAAACcgaaacaagaacagacaaggcGTGGCTAAACACGATACTCTGCCACAAGGGATTACTGAAAAACGCTGTGACAGCACTTAACAGAAAAGACACGCCTTAAATGGGCAGGCCAGGGTGTTAAATTGGCCTCAggtaaaacaaatgacaaactaATTAACTATGCGGagaactaaacacggattggCTAAACTCCAAACGAAacaatcaggaaaaacaaaccaggtgcaacaaACCACTAAATGTGGCAGAAGTATAAGAACTGAACCCATAAAATAACatacaaaagcaagacagagacagaccatatcactttctttgttttgtgataTTGGTGTTTACACTTTCGTCGGCCGCCAAATGACAAATTTGTTCATTCCCCCTGGAAAACAAACCGCATTGTTAAATAATTAAGAATAGTGACTTTTGCCTGGAGtctgctgagataggctccagcgacaCCTCTGTCCCGCAAAGCAGgaaagcagctgaagataaGATGATTACAGTTgttttgtcttcaagaaaatggatggatggatggatggtgaaaCTTAACTGCTCATTTCAACTTCAAAAAAGAAGTAAGTGTTTGCATGACaagaatgtatttatttttcacgcCATGCATTGATTAAAGTACCATGTGCATTTCATTGAGGCAAAAGGTAACTGGCCACACAACAACCGGCTGCGGTTCTCTTTATAGCTCCAACATAACCTGCCAGAGTTTATATGATTCCAGCTATGATTAGGTGTAGGTGCATTTTATGCCACTAGAGGGACACAAAGACCAGCTACTATACATCTTGTGGGTGTGAGTTCAGTGCCCGCAACCTGTAATAAAGCTAGACCAATATTGTTCTTTGAGAgtgttataaaaaaatatatcaataatGCCTTTGCAATACAACAAGTGCATAAAGTGACATTTAATCGGTCTTTGTAGGACCTGGTGGAATCTCTAGAAATATTGTGTCTTCATGGGGATTCCTGGTGTTGACATAGAGAGTGTAAAACCAACTCTGTGTACAGGATGATCTTCTGCATTTGATAAGTAtatcctgtgtgtttgtgactccctgaaataattaaaactgaGCGTGTAGCACCTCATGATTGGGTCTCTCAGGTCAGTCTGGCCCTAAATGAGGGCCAGACCAGGAAGGCAATCTTAATGGACTGAGCTACCATGCCAATGTGCAATTATTTACAATTACACATGGTACAATGTCATGAAAGGTATTCTCTGCGTTTGACGCATCTCTGAGGAGCAGTTGGCAGGCCAATGCCTGGGAAGTGAATAGAATGAATATCTTGCTCACAGACACAGTGGGACATAGAGTGGGGGGAACTGGGGCAAACTTTTACCACCTAAGCTACAGTCATATCCTCTTACCTGAGTTGCCCATGACTTAGGGTGACTAAAATACAGAAATCATCACAGGTCAAATAATAGCAACAATAAACTTTGCTATGTTTAATTAGCGGCTTTGATTGAAAAGAAGGCTGTAATTTTCTGATCTGAGTTCATCAGAACACGCTTGTTTCAAATCAAACAGCAGCTTCTTCAGAACTACGTccaacaaatggaaaaaatgttaaTGCCTTTCCAGTGGAAACAGCACACAAAGTGAGATTTCGTCTGACTTTGTATGATCTTGTGGCGATCCCCATTTCAGTTCTTAAATAACTGACCATTGTATACTTTGTCAGAGACATGAGCATGTTTGCACATGACCAAAGAAATTACTCAGAAATTGAGTTTGTCCATCTTTTTTAAGAAGCTTTTATTGTCACATACAATGATACATGGTACAATCATACAGACTACAATTACATAAAATTATATAGTGCACAATATCATGAACAAGCAGCTGTAGTTCACCTGCTTGTCAATGTTGTCTATTCTCATTCAGTTTTCTCAGGAGGAACAACTTCCATCAGGAGCTGCAGATGCATGGTGATAGGTCCTATACAAGGGTGAAAGGTCACCACATTGTCATTACATTACAAAATTTTACTATGCCCagttgtggaaaaaataattctacTTTCCATTCAATATCAATGAAAAGAGTTAAACAGCAGTATATGAATAACAATTAAAGGTAATGAATTAAGAAGTGACAATAAACATACTCATGAGTCTGAGTGCCCACTCGACTTTACCAAAGATGAGAAAGTAGTAGAAGATTAGTCCACTAAAGATGAAGATAAAGCAGTAGAGGTACTCCAAGGCTGGCTCATACAATATGGGAGCCAAAACCAAGTAGCAGGACACCAGAACCATTAGGGCTGGTATGATGATTGGAACCTGCAAGCACCACACAAAGTCCATGGTTCAGTATTCATCTGTGCTTTTATTCTGTGGTCATAATGGAACTGGATTTGTTACAAGCAGGTTAAGGTTTGTGAGGAGGGATGGTAGGATTATCCCCTCTTCTGGTTTTTGCATGTGTTTCTCTACTGAATGAAtttcatctgggggggggggttctaagCTTAGCTTTAAGTCTCTGAGGTAATCCACTGCATTTTCGTGAATGATGCATCAGCCACTCCTTGTAATCAAAAGTTCGACACACCACTTTAAACTTGATTACTCTCTTttatatttccattaagtttctcactTAACTCGACcaatcaaatagcaaaacattgaAAGTTCAGCAgtcaaaaaactgttaatgttTCTGAGCAACAGCTTAACCAGGCCAACATTGGTTCACACTTATATATGAGCTCCAATCATTTCCGGGGGACCCAATaccctacaggaggacaaccctATCAATAATctatagaaatataaaatagcAGGCAGGCTGTGTCAGTGCTTTCCTACAGGAAGCCTATGGTCAAATATGAATGATAAACTGGTCAGAATTTTTCTTGCTCATTTTTCTCATGataacccccaccaccaccaccaccaccatcccttTTTTGGGGGACAAATCTCACCCTGCTTACAAGTAGTGTCTTTATTGCAGGTGTATtaccaagaaaacaaaattgtgGTCTGCAGCAAGTTGGGCGCTTTATATTAACTGTCCCTGTACCCAATAACCAAGTCAAAGAGCATCACTCCACATTAAACAGATGTCAGAacactggaagaaaaaaagactttcttaAAAACTGAAACTCTTCAGTTTACAAGACCTACCTTGACTGGTCTATGGATCTCTTTCTTGGTGAAGCGCATGACTATGAGGCCCAGTGATGTAAGACCACTGAACATCCAATGGGCACAGCTGAAGTAGTTAATGAGTGTGTTGATGTCTGCTGGCATAATGTAACATACAGACAAAATTCCCTAAAACAGACCAGACAGTTAAAGATTATGTCCACCTGTGACAAAACATCACAGTGGATACATTATTTCTCTGAACGTGCATCTAATGTTGAAATATCAAGAATGTTTTCAGgaggttaatttttttaatatgaacTCAGTACACAGCAAATAATGTgattcagaaaatgaaaagaaatgaaattgaaaattaTACATCTGAGAAttcattaaaattcaaaacTCACATTTAACAAAATAGCAGGGGATGGGGTGTAGCGTCTTGGGCTAATATAGGATAAGATTTGCACCATGTGACCCTCTCTACCTGACACGTGGGCCAATCTGTCAGagataaaatatacaaatacttttttttttggtgaatactcttcctctctttgctCTTTTTATCCATCTTATTTATCACCTTCAAACTTTCAAAATGAGAGCATTGCTCTCTCAGCAACAAACatttatatttgcatttttaacacaaaaaaaaaagtattgttttACTTCTATGCTCATTACAAGATGTGGCAATTTTACCTGGCAGCAGTAAAACAGCTTCCATTGGCAGCGCCAAATGTGGAGAAGACAACAAATAATGGAACAATCCAGGACAGAGGGTAAAGGACTCTGTCTCCAAAAGTCTGAGGAGGCACAAACAAATCCAAACAAGAGACAATGGAGAAAAAGAATGCTAGAGTGTTACTGATCTTTCTTtagaataaatagaaaatgtacAAATACTGCATATTATTGAATATTGACTGGCTCCTGTTTTGCCTTTGTCATAACTTGAAGTTAACCTTCACTTTTTAAACAACTGACAGGTCATTACCTACACATTACAAAATTCCCTGTCTTCTCTGTGTCTTCTTACCACAGCTACAGCCGGAGAACTCAGCACTTCAGTCACGGTCATAACAGTGAAGTAAGAAACGTTTACCATCACATAGCACACAGATACCAGGGGGATTGCAATGAGGATGGCCAACGGCAAGTTCCTGAGGATAAATAACGGGAAAACGAGATGTTCAATATGCAAGAATGTATACAGAAGAAATTTAGGGGAAAATCATACATTCTTACACTAAGTTTTCTCATAcataagtttttctcttgttttaagTATCTCTTAAAAATTAGAGATAAATCTTGGTGTCTTACCTGTATGGATTTTTGAGCTCCTCTGTGATAAAATTCAGTTGATCCCTGAGAGAATATGTCAAAAGGAGAAAAACTGACTTAAAACTATCTTAAACCTTCAAATACAATCTTTAATCACAAATGGTTGCAATGTAAGGAACCTTAATTCTTTATTGCTCTACTGTGCTGAGCATCCCAATTAAATCATGTAAGAACAGATAAAAGTTTTTCAGCATTACCTACAAAGGGATAATATTAACCCTTCAGCTTCAGTGGCTTTGATGTAAATGACATAGTATTTTGTTGCTGTATTCCTCATTTGTCTATTTTCCTCAAATTAACCTATTGATTCAAAGTTCTACAGCTTGACACTGGTCTGAATTATGATGACACAACCACACTACAAAAAATTGAAACGCCATCAGTGACCTGAGGCCTCCTTCCCATTTCCAAAAAAGTGATATTGCAAAGGAGCCTGTTTCCCTCCACATTTGCCGTAATCATGAAACAGGAATTCACAAGAAGAAACGAGGTTACTaggtttaatgtttaaattttgtttgatgtttaaatttcaaaaattttGTACAATATTAGAATTTCATACAAAAACCGTGTTCTATACAGTCTGATAATCACTGATAGTCTGATGATCACTGATTTTCATGACAGTGGGCCACAGCTGATGGCGCAAGGTTTCCCCTCTGATATCCTTGAATTTCTATGACTTAACTGTTTAACAAAAGCAAGCCCCTCAACAGATGAACAGTGCAGCTGCACTAATTTAATTGTGACCACTTCAGTTACTAGTTAACTCCTTTAACCATTGAAGAGGACACTTTCGTGCAGGGGGACTTGGTACCACTCACTGGGATTTGCTATGGTGCTGTTTCTCTGCAATCAAGCATCACTTCATccagtaaaataataattaattaataaagtattgggtaataatatttttttataccaGTTGGgtataattttattgtttaccAAAAATGCATGCAAACTGCAATTCTTCGGAGAGG
Protein-coding regions in this window:
- the LOC137597909 gene encoding b(0,+)-type amino acid transporter 1-like isoform X1, which produces MEMDEDIIKRMNKAQNCSTSIDCQTKGKQNVKATVLHRNVGLFSGVCLIVGTMIGSGIFISPSSVLLYTGAVGPCLVIWAGCGILVTLDALCLVELGTMITKSGGKYSYLMEAFGSIVAFLFSWTTVMVLNPSGLAIITLSFAKYASTPFYPGCTPPLLVTKCLAATAMVVITGVNCYSVKLASYVQNFFTAAKLFIIAVIVGGGIVMLAQGKTENFSKAFDSTSLSAGAIGLACYNGLWSYAGWDQLNFITEELKNPYRNLPLAILIAIPLVSVCYVMVNVSYFTVMTVTEVLSSPAVAVTFGDRVLYPLSWIVPLFVVFSTFGAANGSCFTAARLAHVSGREGHMVQILSYISPRRYTPSPAILLNGILSVCYIMPADINTLINYFSCAHWMFSGLTSLGLIVMRFTKKEIHRPVKVPIIIPALMVLVSCYLVLAPILYEPALEYLYCFIFIFSGLIFYYFLIFGKVEWALRLMRPITMHLQLLMEVVPPEKTE